The Streptomyces capitiformicae genome contains the following window.
CGTAATCCGTGTCCGGGCTCTCGACCATCAACCGGGTGGCGACCGGGCGGGTGTTGACCTGTACCGACGTGAAGGCGTACCGCTCGTTCTTCTGACCGGTGGTGTCCGTCAGGCTCAGCGCGAGGGCCTCGTTCACCGGGACCTGGCCGTTGCTTCCGGGGCGCAGCGAGATCTCACGCTCGCCCTGATAGGCGCGGCCCTCGATGAACTCGTCGATCTTGATGAGCCAGGGCAGTTCCTCGGGTTTCTTGTCGGACAGGTTGTACTGCGTGATCCCGCCCCCCATGCCACCGGCCCCGCCGGGACCGCGGCCATTGGCCTGGCCGCGGTCCCGGCCCCCGGTTGCGCCGTCCTGCTGCGCCTCCGGGGCGCCCTGCTCGGCGCCTTCGGGCATGGTCCGGCCGCCACCGCGCATGCCCTGGCCGCTTCCGCGCAGGGACAACAGTGTGGAGTTGCCCTTGAGGCGGATTCCGACGTCCTCGAGGTAGACCCCGTCGATGGTGAGGTCGGCCTCGATGTAGTCCTTGGTCCCGTCCTCGCGGAACTCCTTCATCATCTTGGTGAAGTCGGTCTGGTCGTACTCCAGTTGGATGGAGTGGGAGACCGAGGTGTCGTACAGGTCGACCGTGCCCTCGACGTTCTCCGTGATGGCGTCCGCCTCCACGCGGGAGGAGGAGGTGACGTACGGCGAGATTCGGGCGTCGCCGAAGAAGTAGACCATCACCACCAGTCCCGCGCAGAGGGTGCCGGCCGGCTTCCAGTGGTGCCGCAGCCGTACGGGGATCCGGTCGCGGAGCCGCCGCGGCCTGCGCCGGGGAGCCGCCTCGCTGCCGCCGGCCATCACAGGTCGGTCGAGTCGTAACCGGTCAGCACGGTCACCCGCTGGCCCGATGTCCGCTCCTGCAGCGCGGCCACCAGGTCGCCGGGCTCGGTGCCCTTCTTCATGCGCACCGTGTAGAACACCTCGGTCAGCGCGCCGCCGCGGATCGTCTCGGTGCTCACCAGCTCGAACTCCGTGGTGTACCGGATGAGGACGTCACGGATGGCCGAGGTGTAGTCCTCGCCCGCGGGGACCTGGACCTTGACGACCTGGCGCTGGACGCTCAGGGCGAACCAGTTGAACTTGAACATCACGACGACGACCACGCAGATCACCACGGCCGCGACGGCGGCGAGGGTGTAGAAGCGGGCACCGCAGGCCATGCCGATGGCCATGGCCAGGAAGACGAAGCCGACGTCCCTGGTCTCCTTGATGGCGTTCCGGAACCGGATCACCGACAACGCGCCGACCAACGAGAAGGCCCGTGCCAGGTTCGATCCGACCACCAACATGATCAGGGCGACGACCATCCCGACGATGATGAGCGTCTGGACGTAGGACTGGCTGTAGGAGACGTTGCGGTGCGTGTACCGGTACACGTGGCCGATCAACGTGCTCAGAATGAACGACAGCGCCATGGCGACGACGACGTCGGTAACGCTGAACGTACCGCTGAGTTCCTGCAGATCGAAGTTCACTGTGCTCCTTCTTTCAAGGGCGCTTCGTGCGCCGAATACGTGTGCGGCGGCTGGTGGTCCGCCTCGTGGATGTGGAACACGGACCGGGGTGCCAGGCCGAACGCCTCGATGGACTGCACGTACTTGGAGACCCGGATCAGGTTGAGGTTCCGACGCGCCGCGAGGTCCGTGATCCAGTACGGCGTGCGCTCGTTGACCTTGATCTCCATCACTGACAGGTGCGGCGGGATGGTGAACCGGTTCTCGGGGGTCGGTGTCCCGAAGTGGAAGTCCCGGTCCCGGCCACGGATGCGCCGGTCGAAGGTCACCCGCAGTCCGGTGTCCGCGTCTCGGCCGACCAGGGCCTCGCGCTGGTAGCCGGTGATCGCGGTGGGTTGGAGATTCAGCCGTACGACGAGTTCGAGCACCTCCTGGATGAAGGCGCTTTCCTTGGCGGAGTGCTCCACCATCTCCCGGCCGTCGCACAGCCGGCGGGCGACGCCGTACGGAAGGGTGATGCGGCGCTTCTGTGTGACCCGGTTGACGCGCTGCTTGATCTCCACGCACACCGGGGACTCGTCGGTCACCCCGTCCAGGTTCCCGTAGTGGCGGATGCGCAGCTTTCGCCGGAACTTCAGGCCCTCGATCTTCTCCCAGTAGAACCGCAGCTGCGGGGTGTCGTAGTACAGGCTCCACACGCCGTACCCGCCGACCGGGCTGTTCAGATCGCGGTCCATCCGCTCGGCCAGCTCGTCCCGGATCTCGGCCGCCTCCTCGACCGGTACGAGGTACTTGAGCTCGAACCGGTTGAACGAGTGCAGCCTGCTGGCCACGTGCAACGGCTGCTCCTCTGCCGGGCGCTGCTCCTCCCCCCGGCTCTCGGGTTTCCGCCACGTGGTCACCGGTAGTGCCACCATGCGCCTCCTTCGTCGTACGGCCCGATCGGGCGACGCAGGACACAAAACCGGTGGGATGTGAGAAGCAGCTGAGAATTGCGAGGTAATTCCAGGAGTACTCAAGATGGCCAATGGATGAACTGCGCGCGTTGACGCGGCGTCCTCACGGTCCGGGACAGCTCTGGTCGGTTTTGGTGGATGATCCGTAGGGCGGCGGCGCTGACCACCCGCAGTGCGGTGGGCCGACCCAGCGACGGCCGGTATCGGTCTCGGGTGCCCAGGGGGTTGATGCCGGCGGGCAGTTCGGGGCCGGCTTCGGTCACGTCCCTCTCAGGACACCGTTGGCGAATTCGGCGGTGGTCGCCAAATGACCTTGGCCGTATCCGCGTGTCCTACTCCGCCACCCACTCCCGCCACCGATGGCCGCGCCGTCTGGGTCCGGCCAGCGGCCGGTGAGCAGTACCGCGGCCGCGGTCGGCGCGAAGATCCGTCTGCGCCGCCGGCAGCGTGGCATGAGCGCCGCGGAGATTGCCCGGCGCGCCGGGCTGAGCAAGGCCACGCTGTCGCAGATGGAGGCGGGCAAGGGCAATCCGACGATTGGCACCCTGGACGCGATCGCCGTCGCGCTGCGCATCCCGATCGCGGACCTGCCGGCGCGCGACGCCGACACCGGGCCGGTCTACCGGCCGGGCAACCCCGCTGAGCCGGGCGAGGTCGCCCGGGACCTGCTGCGCCGCATCAGCCTGGAGAACTGGCGGCTGCGTATCCCGCCCGAGACGGAGCTGACCGGCGTCCCCCACGCCACCGGCACGATCGAGCACCTGCTCATCGCCGCCGGGCACGTGACCGCCTGGCCGGTCGATGCCCCGCAGGACCTGGGCCCCGGCGACATGCTCGCCTTCGCCGGCGATGTCCCGCACTTCTACCGCACCGCCGCCGAGGCGGTGGACATCACCGGCGTCTTCGCCTCCCCCATCGGCACCTGAGCCAAGGAACCTCACCTATGAGCATCAGCACCGACGTCATCCCTTCCAATCAGGCCTTCCTCAGCGACAACATGGCGGGCGCCTCGCCCGAGATAGCGCAGGCTGTCGCCGCGGCGGCGGCCGGGTATGCCCTGTCGTACGGCGACGATCCCTTCACTGGCAGCGTCCGCCACAGGTTGAGCGAGATCTTCGAACGTGAGGTCGAGGTCTTCCCGGTCTCCACCGGAACCGCCGCGAACTGCCTGGGTCTGGCTGCCCTGACCCCACCCTGGGGCAGCGTGCTGTGCCACCCGGCCAGTCACATCAACGTCGACGAGTGCGGTGCGCCGGAGTTCTTCACGGGCGGCGCCAAACTCGTCACGGTTCCCGGCCACGACAGCAAGATCGACCCCGACGCGCTCCGCGAGGCGGTGCGCCGCAGGGCCGGTGACGTTCACAGTGTGCAGCCGTCGGTGGTGAGCATCAGTCAGGCCACGGAGCGCGGCAGCGTCTACGCCCTCGACGAGATCCGCCGTCCGGCAACCATCGCCAAGGACGCGGGACTGCGCTGCCACATGGACGGCGCCCGCTTCGCCAACGCCCTGGACCACCTGGGCGTCACACCGGCCGAGATGACCTGGCAGGCCGGCATCGACGTGCTGTCCTTCGGGGCCACCAAGAACGGCGCGATGACCGCGGACGTCATCGTCTCCTTCGATCCGGCACTGGCCAGCGAACTCGCCTTCCGTGCCAAGCGTGCCGGCCAGCTCGCCTCCAAGATGCGCTTTCACACCGTCCAGCTCGACGCCTACCTCACCGACGGTCTGTGGCTGCGAAACGCCCGCCGGGCCAACACGATGGCCGCCCGGCTCGGCGACGGTCTCAAGGCCATCCCGGCACCGAACTCCTCAGCAGCTCGCAGGCCAACATCCTCTTCTGCCGCCTGCCCCAGCAGGCAACCGAAGGGCTTCTCGCGGAGGGCTACACCTTCTACCACGATCGCTGGGCGCCGGGCATCGTCCGCCTCGTCACCTCCTTCTCTCACACCTCCGAAGACATCGACCAGCTTCTGGACGCGGTCCGCCGCCACACCCGCTGACCACCGACCGGAGCCGGCCAGGCGGCTTGCTCAGCGCGCGGCGGCCGCGGCTCCGTCCACGCCGATCACCCTCGGGACCACCTGCTGTGGCAGTGGCAAGTGCCGCAGATGGCGCAGCGCGGTGCTGCGGGAGACCGGCACGGCCAGCGGACGCCGTCCTGCATACGCTCAGCATGTCGGGGCAGGTACGGCGAGAACGGCGTGCCCGCGGCCGTTGCCCGGTAGAGGATGATGGGTCATGACGATCGTGTTCCGGATTCCGGCCACTGGTGCGGAGCGGGTGGGGTTCGCCTACTCGCCGACGATGGAAGCCGTACTGAGTCTCCATGTGCTGGTGGAGCCCAAGCACCACCCCGTCCAGCACGGCTGGGTGCGCGCGATGCGCATGCTGTCCCCGGCGCTGAAGCGGGAGATCGAGGCGTTCTCCTACGCGGTGCGCTCGTACTTCCCGGAGTTCCTCTTTCCGCAGCCGACCGGCGGACTGACTGACTTCGCCGACGAACTGGCCGCCCTGCGCACAGCGGATCCGGAGCTGGTCCGGCTGGAGTTCGCCATCCCGCTGCTCTCGCCATGGCCGGGCGGCGGCCAGGGCAGGGACCCGCGCGTGCTGGACGAACCGGACGTACGCCGGCTGCTGCGGGAGCGGCTCGCACGGGAGAGCGACGACGCCATCGCCGCGATGCTCCTCGACGACCCC
Protein-coding sequences here:
- a CDS encoding helix-turn-helix domain-containing protein, translating into MSSTAAAVGAKIRLRRRQRGMSAAEIARRAGLSKATLSQMEAGKGNPTIGTLDAIAVALRIPIADLPARDADTGPVYRPGNPAEPGEVARDLLRRISLENWRLRIPPETELTGVPHATGTIEHLLIAAGHVTAWPVDAPQDLGPGDMLAFAGDVPHFYRTAAEAVDITGVFASPIGT
- a CDS encoding threonine aldolase family protein, whose protein sequence is MSISTDVIPSNQAFLSDNMAGASPEIAQAVAAAAAGYALSYGDDPFTGSVRHRLSEIFEREVEVFPVSTGTAANCLGLAALTPPWGSVLCHPASHINVDECGAPEFFTGGAKLVTVPGHDSKIDPDALREAVRRRAGDVHSVQPSVVSISQATERGSVYALDEIRRPATIAKDAGLRCHMDGARFANALDHLGVTPAEMTWQAGIDVLSFGATKNGAMTADVIVSFDPALASELAFRAKRAGQLASKMRFHTVQLDAYLTDGLWLRNARRANTMAARLGDGLKAIPAPNSSAARRPTSSSAACPSRQPKGFSRRATPSTTIAGRRASSASSPPSLTPPKTSTSFWTRSAATPADHRPEPARRLAQRAAAAAPSTPITLGTTCCGSGKCRRWRSAVLRETGTASGRRPAYAQHVGAGTARTACPRPLPGRG
- a CDS encoding DUF4956 domain-containing protein; translation: MNFDLQELSGTFSVTDVVVAMALSFILSTLIGHVYRYTHRNVSYSQSYVQTLIIVGMVVALIMLVVGSNLARAFSLVGALSVIRFRNAIKETRDVGFVFLAMAIGMACGARFYTLAAVAAVVICVVVVVMFKFNWFALSVQRQVVKVQVPAGEDYTSAIRDVLIRYTTEFELVSTETIRGGALTEVFYTVRMKKGTEPGDLVAALQERTSGQRVTVLTGYDSTDL
- a CDS encoding polyphosphate polymerase domain-containing protein; its protein translation is MASRLHSFNRFELKYLVPVEEAAEIRDELAERMDRDLNSPVGGYGVWSLYYDTPQLRFYWEKIEGLKFRRKLRIRHYGNLDGVTDESPVCVEIKQRVNRVTQKRRITLPYGVARRLCDGREMVEHSAKESAFIQEVLELVVRLNLQPTAITGYQREALVGRDADTGLRVTFDRRIRGRDRDFHFGTPTPENRFTIPPHLSVMEIKVNERTPYWITDLAARRNLNLIRVSKYVQSIEAFGLAPRSVFHIHEADHQPPHTYSAHEAPLKEGAQ